From the Hevea brasiliensis isolate MT/VB/25A 57/8 chromosome 13, ASM3005281v1, whole genome shotgun sequence genome, the window CCGAACAATGTGTAACTCTAGATACTTCCCATGCGGGAAAGTCAAGGATTTTGATTGTCCAGCACAGGGTGAGGCCCTTACTTCTTGATTGAAATTACTTGGAGAGGgagattttcttttcttctctctcaTTCGTTTACGTTTTTTATTATCGTTTTTGGATtagcatatacatatatatgattCTCATATACTTTGTTGTTCACATGGGTAATTGGATCAGATGCACCTTGTCAAAGTTCTTCCAGATAAAACTGAAGGGATGTGATTGTGAGGTCATCCAATGCCTCAGCCGTCACGTTAAACTGCTGTACATGCAATAATATAACGCAGACTTTGTGGCTCGTTCGTATTAAATTTCATAACATGGAAACTATCAgggatatttaattttatatcagGCCTGCACAAGTACTTCTCTTGGAGCCAACGGGAAATAATCAGAGCATTTCCATTACTGCCCACTGGGAAGTTGAGGTCTATTAGGTTGGTACGCAAGGCTCTCCCGCTCATTGTGTCGGGCAAGTCGCTTTGCGCTTTCTAACCAAGGTGTCCTAAAAGAAACACCTCATGGCATGTTAAGAGTTTGTCCATGTCTTTGACAAGGTCCAACAACCCCATTGACATCATTTGACTGATAGGATTCAATGATATCTCCATGAACAGGTCATTGCATATTATGCTAAAGCCTGTCTTGTCAGTTCAACCAAAGTCACAGCTGCGAATACAGTAATGAACAAGAAAAGGGGATAAACCAAAACAAATCAGAAGATTGCCTAACAGGTAATAATTTGAGAATTAGACAAATTGCTAATATATCCGGTAAGAGCTTTTTAAAGTCTAAAAtgctaacctagaaggattgcTTCCCGATAGTTCCTCCCCACTTGCAATGAAAAATTCTAATGCACGTAAAACTTCAGAAGTTGAATACCACAGATGAGGATGATCATATGAATCGGGATTTTCTTTCAGGATTGTGCTTCTTGATACTGGTTTGCAATTGTGGCAATGACTCTTCTGCCGTACTGAGATAAAGAAAGGATCCAAATTAGGGACTGCTACAATTACATCCCTGTTTTTATCCTGCTACAATTGAAGTTACATAAAGTTTTTCACAGAAAAACACAACTTTGAAAATGGACTGGACACAAATGCAAGCAACCGAGTAACTGGATGGATAATTTTAATCCGCATCACTGCTGCATGATATTTATGCAACTGAACACTTCACATAGATAATGCAAAAAGGTGTTAAATGTAACATAATATGTAAATATCCTTAAAGAAGATGAGGGAAGTTATAAACAAGACAAGACATACATGAGATGTATACAATATGAATTTATAAAAAGGGCATCTAAATGCGCAAGACTTTCAGCATTGCAACTCTGCAATGGGTCAAATGTACACAAGCCTCTCCTGACCTTGCAAAGAGGCCGTTTATGTGGTTTTAAGCTATGACCTCCCAAATCTCAATTGAATTTCCATAAAGATGAGCAAGAAGTCCAGCTTATGCACATTTGTGGAAGTCCAAGAAATAAAAGGCAATAATTGCATGATAATTAACACTAAGAGTTCATTTATGTCATAACATGAGGAAAAAAATTTTGGTATTCAAGGGTAATGCCTTGTTGAATATAGATCCATCCATGCTTGGAAAAGGAGGAATTAGTGACAATTCCAGGTTTGATCTTCTATATCAATCGATTCATTGTTACATTCATTTTCAGAAAGAACAACTAAAAAgagaaaagaaggaaaagaatGATTATTGCACAATTGACATAAAAGAAGACACTCAGAAGGTGAATTAACATAGGTTGAATTTTCAACAAGCTCAGAGATACTAAAAAAccagtatttttttttcttttttttgagaAAATACTACCTGTTAAATGAAATGTTGTAGGACTAATCACTGACATTAACTATTACTGTTAGCAGGGTTTCAAACAATGGTATTGGTCATAGATTAAGCCTGAATCAGCTGTTGCTATGTAAAACTATGGTCTTTACAATATTGGCAAAATGACTCAAAATCAACATTGGACCAATAATTTAACAAAATATACGGTATATCAATAAAATGAACACCTAAACCTTATTTTGCTTAAAGGTTACCCTTCTAAGTAAAAAACGAGGTCCAATGTTTAGAAATTTTGGTGCCAGGGAAAGTTTTTTGGGTTAGGAAGAAAGAAAAGTGAGAGGAGCTGGTGGATGAGTTGTAGCAGGTGGTTGCCTAGAAAAGCAACATGAGTAAaacaaaaaccatagttaaaactTCTATTGCGGTAACAGAAGCAAAATGGCCTGCAATGGCTGTTGTGGCCAATAAGGCCATTTTAATAATCAGCATGCTTCAAAAGTCATAGTCATGGATCAGTAAATATTGTTTTGCCCCCTTCAAATTCCCACTAATGGACAATACTTAATATCCTGGTGCTTAGTGATGCATTCAGTGGCAGAAAAAACTGGTCTTGGACCTTCTAAATAATAACAGGATCAGATTGCCTATAACTCAAACAAGAAGCTCAGAAACCTTATTTTTGAAACGTGCTGGCAACATTCACGGTTCAAGTCTAGTAATGAAATCCTTAAAAGTGTATACatgaaagaaaagtgaaaatgacaGTTTACAAGCTACACCACTGGAAAAGACATGGGATCAGATGATGACCTCCAAGTGACAAACAGAAGGACGCTTCTCAGTTCTCTCAATTGCATTTATATAATGTAAACATACATGAAGAAAATAGGAAAAGTTTTGGGCTCTAAGATTGCATTTATATAATGTAAACATACATGAAGAAAATAGGAAAAGTTTTGGGCTCTAAGAAAAAGCTTGACGTTACCTTGACATCAACTTTATTATGTTGAAATGCCATTTCAGACATGATATCATGGGCAACAGGATTCTGTTCTATACCTTCCATTGACATTCCAATACCAACCTTCAGAGAAGGAAATATATAGACTAAGAAAAATAATTGCATAAGATGTTAagataattattgttattaactAGTACTAGTACTCAAACAATTAATTACtttagaagagagagagagagatttttaTGAAACATAACTAGTAATCCTGCTTATTTGGAGGCATCAGCATCAAAGACACCAGTGAAGGACATCTTTACACATTGTAAATAAGTAGATTCTACATACAGAATTAGAACTTCCCTATAGCTTTACTCTATGATATGACAGTCAAAATCTTATTCACACTCTCAGAAAGTGAAATTGAAGATTGCATCCGGCACACCACAAGGAAAATTGCAAGAGGAATCTGCCATTTTGGTCAGCAAATTATGTTTATAAAACCTTAACATGATTCTTAAGCATAGCTCCAAATCCAACATCAGTTCATTCCACATTCATGTGTGAATTTTAGTTTTCCCATTTATAAATTTGTCAACGATAGTTTTCAAATGGAAAGATAAAAGATATATAAGCACATTTACTGAAATCTAGCTTGTCATATAACATGATGGGGCCACAGGACCATCACAAACTTAATTAGACTTGAATTGAATCAAGCAAGGTTTGTGAGTCAGCTACCATTGTTGAGTTTTCAAGTGCACAAGCTTCAACAGGCCCACAAGCTATTGACTCTAAAACGTCCACacaactctacatttccagcaaAGACGTGTAGCATACACCTGTGAAGCAAAGCACCAACGATGAGATAAGAAGATTCTGGTGAGAGCACGAGACAATATTTCGATAGCCGGCGAGAGAGAGAAGCAGTGTGAATAGTTGAAGAAAGGAGGAGAAGTGGAGATGGGTTTGTTTCTTCAATTTGGAATTTGAGGTCGACGTCGTTTTGTCTGCTGCGGCACTAGTGGCTGGCCTTGGTCAAGCCCGTCATGGGCCCAAACCTTTAATACATATTGGGCCGACCCTTGTCCTTTTTGACCCACAATAATGTGAATACTGAATAAAAATAAAGGTTAATTATTATATGTACTCGcagaattaaaatataatattttttctcACAGAAAAGTGAGTTATTTCTATAAAATAGAAAGTGAGTCTCACATGATTGTAAGAGATAGTGCATATGCACCGGGTACACTTAATAATTTCTCAAGAATAAGatgttaattaaaattatgaaatatgattAGAGGATAAATTAATTCATCCACAATTCTTTGGATCTACTGTGACAGAAACATTAGTTCAGGCTTGATACCATAAAATTATTAGGGTGAAGGGCTATAGTAACAATGTGTTTGCCACACAATGAGAGAGGAAAGTTCTAAGATCTAACATTTCCATTCCCTCATATGTCAATACTACTAAAGAGAGAAGCTAGGCTACAAAAGCACACACGCCACGCCATTACTTCAATGGAGGAAATCTTCAAAGCTAATTGAACCAATAGTTATGTCATAATGGGACCACAAGACaagatatatacatatgtataggGTAGTGCAAGTTGTAATAGCGGCCGATATTGTAATGGGTAGAGTGATGTAATGAGACATGTAGATGGCTACATTTGAATATCCTCACTAGCTAGTTAGCCTTTATGTTGCTTTCATTCGAATAGGTTTCTAATGCTTCCATTGAAATTTATTTGTCCCCTCATCACCTTCAACATTTAGTGTTAGGGTAAATCTGAATTTATTTTGATCAGATTAAAttagataataaaaaataaagaaaataaaaacattACAAATTTACATAATTCGACGTAAATTTatatttatgataaaaaaaattaaaattttcactaATAAATGAAGCAAAATATAAGATATAAAAACTAATATAGAATAAACTAAGTCCTGAATTTACCACAAGAATCAAAACGAAAAATCTTTGAAAGAGCTAGTTTTATCATTTTATGATTCAAGTCAGCAAATATCTTAAAAAATTTGGAGCTTTAGGTGAAGCATATTTCAGTTTCGGAGAAAATTTGGTCAGTTGATAAGAATTTGGAGGGCAGACTTCACCGCCAACCTATTGATCTGTAAAGGAAGTTGTTTGTGGACCAAACACTGTTTGCCTAAGAAGCATGACAGGGATTAACCCATAAAAGAAATCCACCCTAAGGAGCGCACAAACTTACTTTATGCCTAACGATtggactttatttatttatttatttttcaataagaTGATGGAGTGCACCAACTAAGCAAAGATTAAATAGATGCATcttttgttaattaataaatatatattatttaagatTCTATCTAATGATTGAAAGAATAAAACTAATTTGACAGGTTCGAACCTTCACTTCCTCAATTCCCTACTTAAAAAAATATGATTGAAAGAAAAATGAATGAAAGGGTATTTGAATTAGTAGTTGGAGCCCCTAATGGTCAGTCATTAACCCTCAACAATTCACAGTGCAAATCCAAGTATCCAACAAGGTGTCATCAGTTTCTTTGTTGGTGGTTGTGAAGTAGTTGGAGCCGTTAATGCCTTTATCTCGAGACAacttcataaaaaaaatttaatcgtTTTGGGTACTTTCCATCATAATTTTAAGTTTAAATCCTAAGAAACTCGATAATCATGTGAAAATAGAGCATGGATGGTGAGAATTATATGGAAGACATGCTCATAGATACGCAGCATAGAATTGTATCATTTCAGTTCGCCGGCCTCCAGGTACAAAAATACCAACCAAAGGATATGGTGACAGAAGCATACCTTGCCTGCCCATTAATGTCTACTTTTAAGATTAGGTTCTCTCCTTTTATGTGTCCTCTGCTGCACATAAAGCAATCGAGTCTCCATCAATCGATTGGGTGTTGGAGAGATTACATATAGATAACATATGATATTGACCTGGTAAAAAAAGGAAGATTTTAGATAAATGAAGGTCTATGTATATTAAGATAATGAAGGTCTATGTATAATTTTGTCTGCTTTATCATCCGATCTAAAAGATGAAGTGGATGACTCATCCTGGAGATTGCATATGGAAGCAACCATGTGGATGCTTGCGACAGTACATAGAGGATTATTTCAATAGTGGTGGATCGAACCTTGCTTAGCCTAGCAATGAGGAATTGAGGATGAAACTTACATCACTATCCTTTCTTTTCTGATTTTGATGGATATATGAATCATTTCGCAAATTAAATACCTTCATAGATCTTTCAATGGAATTATCAAATTTTCTGTTCCCTGAAACAGTGCAATAACAAATAAATGCCTTCAGGCTGTGCAGAACCAACTCGAACAATCCACCCAGGTGTTATAAAGGTTAAGTGGGCCATTCTTGCTTCACTTTTTTGCTAAACATGCATTTTCTATTAATCTAATTGTCTCTTCTGTTGTAATAATAACTTAATCTCAGTAATTCTGTTCATTCTCTGTATAATTAACTCACTTCACCATCTTCTACTCATTCTCTTTCTCTCAGACGTTGGAACCATGCCATGCTACTCGATGTATGATTCCCAATCCCAGTCTAACCACCATCAATCAAACCTACCATCTCTTTGCTCACAGCTAAGTCTCCCGTCAATTCCTTCCCTCTCGTCCTCATCACAACGCCATCACCAACACTTTCTATCCAACACCCACCACCACTGCCTCGCCACTCTCAAGGGTCACACCACCTATGTATCCTCTCTCACCCTAACTGAAAAGTTCCTCTACAGCGGCTCCTCAGACAAAGAAATCCGAGCTTGGAAGCGAAACCATCTAGACTCGGAACTAAATCATGAAAACCAATGCAACAACATTGTAGCCGTGGGGAAAGGTGCAGTGAAGTCCCTAGTAGTTTTAGCTGATAAACTCTTTAGTGCACATCAAGACCACAAAATCCGAGCATGGAAAACCAGTAGCCAAGAACCTGATATACAGAAGTATACCCATTTAGCCACGCTACCCACACTTGGTGATCGAGCTTTAAATATTCTGTTACCAAAGAACCATATTCAGATTAGAAGGCACAAAACATGCACATGGGTTCATCACGTAGACACAGTCTCTGCACTTGCCTTGTCAAAGGACGAGTCTCTTCTCTATTCCGTTTCATGGGATAGGACACTCAAGGTATGGAGGACAAGTGACTTCAAATGTCTGGAGTCAATATCAAGTGCACATGATGACGCTATAAACGCTGTGGCAGCTTCAAGTGATGGGGATGTTTATACTGGATCAGCAGACAGAAAAATCAAGGTGTGGAGGAGGAGTTCAGGAGGGAAGAAGCATTCCCTAGTGGCTACATTAGAGAAACACAACTTAGGGATTAATGCCCTGGCACTAAGCACTGATGGATCTATTCTGTACTCCGGTGCTTGTGACCGATCAATATTGGTCTGGGAGAAGGACGATGGTGGTGGTGGAATGGTGGTTGTGGGTGCTCTCAGAGGGCATACACAGTCCATATTGTGCTTAGTAGTTGTGTCGGATTTGGTGTGCAGTGGTTCTGCGGACAAAACCATAAGAGTTTGGAGATGTGATGATAGGAGTTACTCTTGTTTGGCAGTTTTGGAAGGGCATAAAGGCCCTGTCAAGTGCTTGACAGCAACAATTGATGGACACAACCCATCTCATACATCGTACCTTATTTACAGTGGGAGTTTGGATTGTGATATCAAGGTGTGGCAGCTTAATGTCCCAACAGATCAATAGCAGAAACTTCTTCAACTATGCCTTGCTGTGGTTATCAAAGTGTGCTGTTCCCtgctttttattttacttttttttttctttctcctttTCCTTTTAAGGTTCTTTGTAGTTGTTTCAAGATTAGAGTGTAAGAATTGCGACTAATGATCCAGAAACTCTTCAGAATTACCGAGGgtctgttttatttaattgtttgtCATATGACTTTTACCTTTTAAATAtggattaaaatttttttaatttagtccACTAATTAAAAGACTTCATAATAACAACATTGTGATCCTTAAAGatactaaaaaataatttaaaataagttGTAGAATATTCAAATATCTTAAtagttgaattaaaaaaaaaattgttaaaaaagaTATAGCAATCCCCTTTTATTCTATTAAGTGGGAATTGTGAAGCATCgatttaaaatacaaaataaccATTAGCTGCTAaactaatttattttctttatttaaaaaGTATGGTAGTCAATTAACCAATGTCTTTACTGatttgctttaaaaaaaaaaaaaaagtgtaatgGACCACTTTTTCAGAACACAGGAAACAAGTTGTCCCAACTCCTAACTTGTCATTTTGTTTTGTCTTTTAATAAAAGTTGCAATAAGTTGTTTGTTATTTGAAGTTGGTGTTGGAAGATAGTGCAATGGAAGCTTCCCTTGGAAAGATAAGAGAGGCATGGTACATCTCCCTTGTCTTACTTTTTGAGCATAAGCTTCCATGGCTCTTTCACTCCATATACTTCAATAAGATTGATATAAAAATTTTCCCTCAACATATTGCAAAATGTCTATCACGTTACATATGCATTTCTATACATTTGCTGatgtaactaaaataaaataaatgccaATATAGTACTTAGtgcatataaaattattaatataattaaatttattcattttttCCAAAAATATCTAATTGAATATGATgtaatgtatgtatgtatgtatcaaCCAATTATATTGAATTAGCCACGCCTCCCCATGAAAGGTGTTCCTTAAAAAAATATTGTTGATTTATGGGACTCAATGTTATAGGACAGTAGAGTAGGGTCACAAGCTTACAATTTAAATATGAAACAATATGGTTTACAATAATTATTACATGCTTTTTCAGAAAAATGCCAACACATTTAACATTTAGCTAAAGTTGGATTAATAAGATCGTACCCATAAACCAAATCCAACTTTTTAATTTAAAGATGCACAGCCAAAGCAATATATGCTCAGCAACTCTCTTATTCAACATAAAGTTTTCTCCAATGGGGTTTAGGGCCAAAAGTAACCCATTAAAATAATAAGAAAACATAAAGCAAAAGAAAATGCTGTTGGCTACTTTCGCCACTTCCAAAACAGGACCAAAAAAATTGCATAtctatatacacacacatatatatacatatacaaacTGAAGAAATCTTTCTTTGAACAGTTGTCAAGatctggaataataaaaaaaaatttacaaacccCTTACCTTTTGCCGATTATTCTCAAAATTGAAAACCGTAGCAATGTattgggggggagggggggggaatAATGGATTGAATATTATGTTTCTCCTATACATGTTTGGTGAAAGAAGAAATGATTgatagaaaaaattaaataaaggaCATTAATAAGACCAGTCCCATTATTTGTAAGGCAGCCAAAAAGAGAGCAacgaaacaaaaattaaagaaacatGCATACCAGAAAAAGAGTATCGGTATGCTACCTTTCAACCAAACAAACATTTTAGATACTACATTATTGTGAAGGAAAAAGAAAACCCAAATATAATAATGCCCAAAAGATAAAATATTTACGTCTGAAGTTGCTTTCTTTTATATATAGCTTACTAATTTCACAACATCGTAGTTGCAGCTTGATTTTTTAGGGATCTACTTTGAACACATTCAGCTTGAGTGATGATATCATTGGAGCTTCAGCACTATGATCCATTCAACTAATGACAAGTGGAGAGGAAGTTAGGTAAAGGTAGGTAAAGGTCGTTTTTCCATGGCACCATTATTCTAACCTACTCTTTCCTCTGCttcaatcaaaacccattcttttaTACCACACAGAGAACATTAGGGTATGAGACTCATCTACTATAGTATAGACCTctaaaagataataaaaattatcattctGTTTCATCTCCTACAAAATCCTACCTCTCTAAAACATGCTATCATGCGTGCATATGCCCCTACCACGTGAAATAGAAGAAACATCAAACAAATGCTTGAAGATTTTTAACCAACTATGAAATAATTGCAAGAAAGTAAACAACCTAAGGTCACAGACAATGACATTTAGCTCTGAATGTAAGGATGcaacaagattttttttttttgcaaaaggCGCTTTTAAACCCCTAACAATGATTTTTAGAATCAAATAagttattattaatttagttgatCATTTTAAACCCCTGACAATTACTCTTAATATCAAATAAGCTCTTACCAATTTAGTTTATCCTTTTAAACCCTTACaattacttttaaaattaaataaattctcatCAATTTAATTGATCCATTGAAATCCCGCTTTTACAAGCTCCCACTTGACATTTTCTATGCTCCATTAAACGTGAGCTTAGCATGCTCAGTGCTACTAAGTCATGCAGCGCCTGAAGCTCCTTTTCTATATTCAACATGGGGCATGCTGAAAAGTACTGAATTTAGTACTAAGCATGCTGAATGAAAATATCAGTGTATAACACCCATATTTTCCATCATTTTTTTCTATTAATGGAATAAAATCGCAAAAACAGAGAGAGTGAGAGAGCAATAAAGAATTTAACTCTTAGGTTATGTAATAAAAATGAACGTTAACTAAATATCCGTCCATCACGTGTAAGTCACGTGATAGAGATTATGCTTCTTTAACTCAAATGTTCAATATTTTGACTTTAAGAGTAATTATTAGAAGCTTAAATGAATAAACTAAATTGATAAGGGCTTATTTTACGCTAATAGTAATTGTTGGAAGTTTAAATGGATGAACAAGGGCTTATTTGACTTTAAGAGTAATTGTCAAGGGGTTTAAATGTATCAACTAAATTGACAAGTGCTTATTTGACTCTAAAAATAATTGTTAGGAGCTTAAAAAGtctttttaccttttttttttgcgAGATGCAACAAGATAATTAGAGCAATCAAATGTTCACATCAATGGCCAATATCGTCCAATGATGTCAAACATATATAATGTGTCTTAGAACCATGATATTAGAGAGAGAGTTTCGCTATTGAGTAATTTCTTGGTGTAAGTAAAAAATTTCCTTCGCTATTATACGACTTTAACTATaaccatgagagagagagagagagagagagagagagtataaGACTTTAACTATATCTTAACATTAGTATTACTTACTCACAAGGTTACATCTAGTTTATCATGTAAAGCGAAATTATAaagtaaatgaaaaataaatattatttcgtAATGCATGGTTTTTATGGCTACATATACATATGCACATTTATGGCTCAGTGAGTAGCAATGTGATATACTAAAACTGGAGAATCAAAATGGTCATCAGTTTGAGTCACATTTTTCGCCTAGCAGATATTTCCACaaagtatatatgaatttattGCCCACTGAAAAATGATCCTTCTAAATTCTTTAATAAATTCCAAATAATCACACTCAAGATTCTCATTCTTTCTTCCCTAAAGTGCATTGTTTTCCCCTGCTTAAGTTCTAGCTCGAGTATTTcatcttttatagtttattaatcTGTATTGCTGAAAGCAAATGGCTCTTAAATCATTTCAGCACAGGGCAGCAATGTTCGTCTTTGATTTACACTTCATAACGAATAATTCACAAACTGAGTTGCATAACTTTTGattataattcagatactcattcCTAAATTCATAAACCAGTagttacaaaaaataaaaaaaaaaatgaaagtgaccAAGTATTTATCTTCTTATACAAACAAACGGTATTAACTTACAACCATTTGAGGATACACTCTTCCAAGCAAACAAAAACAAAATCAAAGAATAAAGACTGCACGACCAGTGCAAGTCAGCCACTGATCAAACATTAAGGTTCTACAACA encodes:
- the LOC110658064 gene encoding protein JINGUBANG yields the protein MPCYSMYDSQSQSNHHQSNLPSLCSQLSLPSIPSLSSSSQRHHQHFLSNTHHHCLATLKGHTTYVSSLTLTEKFLYSGSSDKEIRAWKRNHLDSELNHENQCNNIVAVGKGAVKSLVVLADKLFSAHQDHKIRAWKTSSQEPDIQKYTHLATLPTLGDRALNILLPKNHIQIRRHKTCTWVHHVDTVSALALSKDESLLYSVSWDRTLKVWRTSDFKCLESISSAHDDAINAVAASSDGDVYTGSADRKIKVWRRSSGGKKHSLVATLEKHNLGINALALSTDGSILYSGACDRSILVWEKDDGGGGMVVVGALRGHTQSILCLVVVSDLVCSGSADKTIRVWRCDDRSYSCLAVLEGHKGPVKCLTATIDGHNPSHTSYLIYSGSLDCDIKVWQLNVPTDQ
- the LOC110658104 gene encoding alpha-N-acetylglucosaminidase-like; this translates as MVGIGMSMEGIEQNPVAHDIMSEMAFQHNKVDVKDKNRDVIVAVPNLDPFFISVRQKSHCHNCKPVSRSTILKENPDSYDHPHLWYSTSEVLRALEFFIASGEELSGSNPSRLAF